ATTTCAATAGCTATCTTTCCTTCAGCTGTTACCGTTCCCCTGTACATACCTTCCGTATTGAAAGGCATTGCCACATTGCCATTCACATCCAGTGCAATCAATCCGCCATCTCCGCCGAGCTTGCCCACTTTTGCAATTACAGATTTTCCGGCATCCTGCACAGTAAAGCCTTTGTACTCCATCTGTGCGGCCAGGTCATAAGCCACTACAGAACGGATGTAGAATTCACCCCAACCGGTGCAGGATATTCCCACTGTTCCATTGGCGTAAGTTCCGGCGCCGATGATCGGCGAATCGCCCACACGACCATATTTTTTATTCGTCATACCACCAGTACTGGTGCCTGCCGCAATGAAGCCACTCTTATCCAGCACCACACAACCCACTGTTCCAAATTTGTTATCTACATTGATGGTCCCGGCTTTATGATAGCTATGATCCAGCTTTGCTTTCTGTTCATCTTCTTTGATCGCTTGCTGCAATTGTTTCCAACGCTCTTCTGTACGGAAGTACTCAGGTTTCACGATCTCCATACCTGCTTCTTTGGCAAACTGCTCTGCACCGGCTCCTACCATCATTACATGTTCTGATTTCTCCATCACTGCGCGCGCCGCAGAGATTGGATGGCGCAATGTTTTCACACCGGCAACGGCCCCTGCCTGTAATGTTTTCCCATTCATTATCGAGGCATCCAACTCATTCTTTCCATCATGCGTGAATACCGCGCCTTTACCTGCATTGAACAAGGGATTATCTTCCAGCACACGAACGGCTGCTTCCACTGCATCCAGTGCCGGCGCTCCTGTTTTCCATTTTGCATAGCCCGCTTCGAGTGCCTGTTGTAATCCTTTTTTATAGGCCGCTTCTTTTTCAGGAGTCATTTTACTTTTGAGGATGGTGCCGGCGCCGCCATGCACAACAATTACAAATTTATCTGCGGGGCTTTGCTGCCATACACCTTTATCTACCCACCACCAGTACCAGGTACCGCCTTTTGCTTTGGCTGCATCAAAGTCTGCAACAGAGAATGATCCGGCTCCTGTTGCGCTGCCCTGGATCTCATACACGCGGATCGCTTTTTGATTGGCCTTCCATTGTAGTGATTCGCCGGCTTTCACCTGTTCAGGCGCAGT
This portion of the Pseudobacter ginsenosidimutans genome encodes:
- a CDS encoding isoaspartyl peptidase/L-asparaginase, yielding MIRTKWNKYVLQAAAGLLAACNVYAQSNPSLKITGDPADITTPTRGGVVLIGGGGNVDGAFKWMIDRSGGGDVVVIRASGDYLYNDDIAKLGKVNSVETLLINSRDVANDDKVANTIRNAEMLFITGGDQSNYMNFWRNTKTSEAINYLLNQKKVPVGGTSAGCAVLSGFYYSGETGSATADILNDPFDKNVTLYNNDFLQPPYLKNVLTDQHYTQRRRQGRHVTFLSRIINDWKVFPKGIAPDERTAVCIDDNGKAQVIGEGKAYFLITDAATAPEQVKAGESLQWKANQKAIRVYEIQGSATGAGSFSVADFDAAKAKGGTWYWWWVDKGVWQQSPADKFVIVVHGGAGTILKSKMTPEKEAAYKKGLQQALEAGYAKWKTGAPALDAVEAAVRVLEDNPLFNAGKGAVFTHDGKNELDASIMNGKTLQAGAVAGVKTLRHPISAARAVMEKSEHVMMVGAGAEQFAKEAGMEIVKPEYFRTEERWKQLQQAIKEDEQKAKLDHSYHKAGTINVDNKFGTVGCVVLDKSGFIAAGTSTGGMTNKKYGRVGDSPIIGAGTYANGTVGISCTGWGEFYIRSVVAYDLAAQMEYKGFTVQDAGKSVIAKVGKLGGDGGLIALDVNGNVAMPFNTEGMYRGTVTAEGKIAIEIYKN